A genomic stretch from Pomacea canaliculata isolate SZHN2017 linkage group LG2, ASM307304v1, whole genome shotgun sequence includes:
- the LOC112556591 gene encoding myeloid differentiation primary response protein MyD88-like: MADILERKCNGKVVFVVSRSFHASQECQFLVQFAKTLDPYAVHQKLIPLIIDRDVQIPRVLEGLSGIYYNQALRENWLWKKLWEAVHHHGGSRSSPAACSPASLFSFK; the protein is encoded by the exons ATGGCCGATATACTGGAGAGAAA GTGTAATGGCAaggtggtgtttgtggtgtcACGGTCTTTCCACGCCTCACAGGAGTGTCAGTTTCTTGTTCAATTTGCCAAAACGCTTGACCCAT ATGCAGTACATCAGAAGTTGATTCCCTTGATTATTGATAGAGACGTTCAGATTCCCAGAGTACTGGAGGGTCTGAGCGGCATCTACTACAACCAGGCGCTGCGAGAAAACTGGTTGTGGAAAAAGTTGTGGGAGGCAGTACACCACCATGGGGGTTCGCGATCCTCACCAGCAGCATGCAGTCCTGCCTCCCTCTTTTCATTTAAATGA